A segment of the Candidatus Bipolaricaulota bacterium genome:
CCCTCTCAACCTTTTCTTTATCCATATTTACCTTCCTCGATGTATTAAAAGAGGCCAACGATCTTCCCGTCCTCATCCAGATCGATCTGCATAAACGCAGGGACTGAAGGAAGTCCTGGCATGGTACGCATCTCGCCGCAGAGTGGATAGATGAACCCGGCACCGACGCTTGCGCGCACCTCGCGGATAGGAAGGGTGAAACCACTCGGTGCCCCCTTCAAAGCCGGATCATGCGACAGCGAGAGATGGGTCTTTGCCATGCAAATTGGAAGCTTGCCGAATCCTGACTTCTCATACATGGCGATTTGTTTCTTGGCGAGAGGGGAGAACTCCACCTTTGCTGCCCCGTAGATCCTTGTCGCGATCGTCTCTATCTTCTTCTCAATCGACCAGTCAAGAGGATAGAGGAATTGGAAGTTAGAGGGTTCTTCGGCCGCGGCTGCTACTGCTTCAGCAAGCTCAATCGCCCCAGCTCCCCCGTTTTTCCAATGATCACTGGTCACCGCAGCAAAGGCCCCAGCCCGATCGGCGGCCTTCTTTACGATCTCGATTTCAGCCTCAGTGTCAGTTGGAAATCTGTTTACCGCCACGACAACTGGAATCCCAAATGTCCGTGCGATCTCAATATTCTTTTCTAAGTTAGCGCAACCTTTTTCCACAAGTTCCAGGTTTTCTTCAGTGTACGCGGGATCGAGGGGATGCCCAGCAACTACCCGTGGTCCACCCCCGTGCATCTTGAGGGCGCGGACCGTGGCCACCAGGACGACCGCGTTCGGCACCAGACCGCTCACGCGGCACTTGATGTCGAAGAACTTCTCCATCCCGATATCCGCTCCGAACCCGGACTCGGTGACGACGTACTCTCCGAGCTTGAGCGCGATCTGATCGGCAATGATCGACGAGTTTCCATGAGCGATGTTGGCGAACGGCCCGGCATGGACGAACGCAGGCTGCCCCTCCAGGGTTTGGAGAAGGTTCGGCTTGATTGTATCCCGCATCAGTACGGCTGCTGCCCCAGCGACTCTGAGATCCTCCGTGGTCACCGGCTCGCCGCTCCAGTTATAACCGATGACGACTTTGCCGATCCGCTCGCGCAAGTCTTTGAGGTCTGTTGTTAAAGCAAGGATTGCCATCAACTCGGATGCGACTGTGATGTCAAATCCACCTTCGCGGGGGAAGCCATCCCCTTTGTTTCCCAATCCGAGGACGATGTGACGAAGAGCCCGGTCGTTGACATCAACCACCCGGTTCCAGGTGATAGAATAAGGATTGATGTTTAGCTTTTTAAGCCCCTTCTTCTCCCAAGCGGCATCAGAGTTGTTACGTTCGTGCATCAAGCGGGCATCGATCGCTGCGGCGATTAGGTTATGCGCTGCCCCGATTGCATGGATGTCTCCAGTGAGGTGCAGATTGAAGTCCTCCATTGGAACGATTTGCGAGTAGCCACCGCCGGCTGCTCCTCCCTTGATCCCGAACGTCGGCCCCTGTGATGGTTGACGGAT
Coding sequences within it:
- a CDS encoding formate--tetrahydrofolate ligase translates to MKSDIQIAQEAKLKPITQIAAEAGINEEELEPFGKWKAKVKLDVLERLKDRPNGKYIDVTAITPTPLGEGKTTTTVGLVQGLGRLGKRSIACIRQPSQGPTFGIKGGAAGGGYSQIVPMEDFNLHLTGDIHAIGAAHNLIAAAIDARLMHERNNSDAAWEKKGLKKLNINPYSITWNRVVDVNDRALRHIVLGLGNKGDGFPREGGFDITVASELMAILALTTDLKDLRERIGKVVIGYNWSGEPVTTEDLRVAGAAAVLMRDTIKPNLLQTLEGQPAFVHAGPFANIAHGNSSIIADQIALKLGEYVVTESGFGADIGMEKFFDIKCRVSGLVPNAVVLVATVRALKMHGGGPRVVAGHPLDPAYTEENLELVEKGCANLEKNIEIARTFGIPVVVAVNRFPTDTEAEIEIVKKAADRAGAFAAVTSDHWKNGGAGAIELAEAVAAAAEEPSNFQFLYPLDWSIEKKIETIATRIYGAAKVEFSPLAKKQIAMYEKSGFGKLPICMAKTHLSLSHDPALKGAPSGFTLPIREVRASVGAGFIYPLCGEMRTMPGLPSVPAFMQIDLDEDGKIVGLF